From Pseudomonas sp. B21-028, one genomic window encodes:
- a CDS encoding MarR family winged helix-turn-helix transcriptional regulator yields MAKSSKLAEPAAVVTDGGPAPAPLDSALDDLIGYALRRAQLKLFQNLISQLAVHDLRPAQFSALAIIDQTPGLMQADLAKALAIEPPQVVPLLNKLESRALAVRVRCKPDKRSYGIFLSKTGETLLKELKQIAAQSDLDSTAALSEAEREELLRLLKKVYQ; encoded by the coding sequence ATGGCCAAGTCTTCCAAGCTTGCCGAACCCGCCGCGGTCGTGACTGACGGCGGCCCCGCGCCGGCACCGCTGGACTCCGCGCTGGATGACCTGATCGGTTATGCCCTGCGTCGCGCCCAGCTGAAACTGTTCCAGAACCTCATCAGTCAACTGGCCGTTCATGACCTGCGGCCGGCCCAGTTCTCGGCGCTGGCGATCATCGACCAGACCCCCGGCCTGATGCAGGCCGACCTGGCCAAGGCCCTGGCAATCGAGCCGCCGCAAGTGGTGCCGCTGTTGAACAAGCTGGAAAGCCGGGCGCTGGCCGTGCGGGTACGCTGCAAGCCGGACAAGCGCTCCTATGGGATATTCCTGAGCAAGACCGGCGAAACCCTGCTCAAGGAACTCAAGCAGATCGCCGCCCAGAGCGATCTCGACTCCACGGCGGCCCTCTCGGAGGCGGAGCGGGAAGAGTTGTTGCGGTTGTTGAAGAAGGTCTATCAGTAG
- a CDS encoding OprD family porin encodes MPNLVRGACAAAPATRLAHLLVLGLSLSSTTALAAGFIDDSHGTLTLRNYYIDRDYKDDGAKTAAREWAQGAIMNMESGFTSGTLGFGVDARGLLGIKLDSSPDRSGTELLPVSSSDKRAADEYSRLALTGKLRFGQTLVKTGDVSIFLPFAFASPSRLLPQTFRGTTLSSKDIEGLTLNTGYIDRINRRDSTDYQPMSIASPNRRFNGAATSSHMTYAGGDYQVNKDLSLRAYHAEVADLYQQDTLALLHNLSLGDGVLTTDLRSFFSREEGAAKAGKVDNRNVSALVGYRWGGHRVSLGYMHASGDTATPYVSGTELMGLSEMTMSSDFLNARERTWQAIHDYDFAAVGVPGLRTRLRYVRGDHIDLAALGADDRKEREFQMELGYVIQSGPLKDVGLLARKSIYRNDFPGSAAFRDENQTRFLVTYSVPIW; translated from the coding sequence ATGCCGAACCTTGTCCGGGGGGCTTGTGCAGCAGCCCCAGCTACACGCCTTGCTCATCTGCTGGTTCTGGGGCTGAGCCTGTCCTCGACCACGGCGTTGGCCGCGGGCTTCATCGATGACAGTCACGGCACCCTGACCCTGCGCAACTACTACATAGACCGCGATTACAAGGACGACGGCGCCAAGACCGCGGCCAGGGAATGGGCCCAGGGGGCGATCATGAACATGGAATCGGGCTTCACCTCCGGCACCCTCGGTTTCGGCGTCGATGCGCGGGGATTGCTGGGGATCAAGCTCGACTCTTCGCCCGATCGCAGCGGCACCGAACTGCTGCCAGTGTCCAGCAGCGACAAGCGCGCGGCGGACGAGTATTCGCGCCTGGCCCTGACCGGCAAGCTGCGCTTCGGCCAGACCCTGGTGAAGACCGGCGATGTGTCGATCTTCTTGCCGTTCGCGTTCGCCAGCCCGTCACGGTTGCTGCCGCAGACCTTCCGCGGCACGACCCTCAGCTCCAAGGACATCGAGGGGTTGACGCTGAACACCGGCTACATCGATCGCATCAACCGACGCGACTCCACCGACTACCAGCCGATGAGCATCGCCTCACCCAACCGCCGCTTCAACGGCGCGGCCACCTCATCCCACATGACGTATGCCGGCGGCGATTACCAGGTCAACAAGGACCTCAGCCTGCGCGCCTACCACGCCGAAGTGGCGGATCTGTATCAGCAGGACACCCTGGCGTTGCTGCATAACCTGTCCCTGGGCGACGGCGTACTGACCACGGACCTGCGCAGCTTTTTCAGTCGTGAAGAGGGTGCCGCCAAGGCCGGCAAGGTGGACAACCGCAATGTCTCGGCGCTGGTTGGCTATCGCTGGGGCGGCCATCGGGTCAGCCTGGGCTACATGCACGCCAGCGGCGACACCGCCACGCCCTATGTGTCCGGCACCGAGTTGATGGGCTTGAGTGAGATGACCATGAGTTCGGATTTCCTCAACGCCCGGGAGCGCACCTGGCAGGCGATCCATGACTACGACTTCGCCGCGGTCGGCGTGCCCGGGTTGAGAACGCGCTTGCGTTATGTGCGTGGCGACCACATTGACCTGGCGGCGCTCGGTGCCGATGACCGCAAGGAGCGTGAGTTCCAGATGGAGCTGGGGTATGTGATCCAGAGCGGTCCGCTCAAGGATGTCGGGCTGCTGGCGCGCAAGTCGATCTACCGCAATGACTTTCCGGGCAGCGCAGCGTTTCGCGACGAGAACCAGACGCGGTTTCTGGTGACGTACAGCGTGCCGATCTGGTGA
- the mhpT gene encoding 3-(3-hydroxy-phenyl)propionate transporter MhpT translates to MNHPARRATLTIALCFIVALIEGFDLQSAGTAAAGLRQTFVLDPKMMGWVFSAGIIGLLPGAFFGGWIADRIGRKKILIGAVLVFGVFSLSTAYVEQYASLLLVRFMTGLGLGAALPNLIALCAEAVGEQRRGTAISVMYAGVPLGGALAAVVAMLFGEHWQMTFFIGGLAPLLVAPLMLLWLPESSAFSQARDVGAEARASTGQALFGEGRSRTTLALWLSYFFTLTVMYMLLNWLPSLLLEQGFSKPQAGLVQMLFNIGGTLGSLLGGLLLDRCNGIKVVLFVYAGLLSALAGVGLSVGIVPMAIAGFCAGLFVMAAQLVLYALAPPSYPTAVRATGVGAAVAIGRLGSVAGPLAAGQILAAGAGTTGVLLATSPGLLIAALAAISVMIRAVPLGRAQAAR, encoded by the coding sequence ATGAATCATCCGGCGCGTCGTGCGACGCTGACCATCGCCTTGTGTTTCATCGTTGCGCTGATCGAGGGTTTCGACCTGCAATCGGCCGGTACTGCGGCTGCGGGCCTGCGACAGACCTTTGTGCTGGACCCGAAAATGATGGGCTGGGTGTTCAGCGCGGGAATCATCGGGCTGCTGCCCGGCGCCTTCTTCGGCGGCTGGATCGCGGATCGCATCGGCCGCAAGAAAATCCTTATCGGCGCCGTGCTGGTGTTCGGTGTGTTTTCCCTCAGCACCGCTTATGTCGAGCAGTACGCCAGCCTGCTGCTGGTGCGTTTCATGACGGGCCTGGGTCTTGGCGCCGCCCTGCCTAACCTCATCGCCCTGTGCGCCGAGGCCGTGGGTGAACAACGCCGAGGCACGGCCATCAGCGTGATGTACGCGGGCGTGCCGTTGGGGGGTGCGTTGGCGGCCGTGGTCGCGATGCTGTTTGGTGAACATTGGCAGATGACTTTCTTCATCGGCGGCCTCGCGCCACTCCTGGTGGCGCCGCTGATGCTGCTGTGGCTGCCGGAGTCCAGCGCCTTTAGCCAGGCCCGGGATGTCGGCGCAGAAGCGCGTGCTTCGACGGGTCAGGCGCTGTTCGGTGAAGGTCGGAGCCGCACCACCCTCGCGCTCTGGCTGAGTTATTTCTTCACCCTGACGGTCATGTACATGCTACTCAACTGGCTGCCGTCATTGCTGCTGGAACAAGGCTTCAGCAAGCCCCAGGCCGGGTTGGTACAGATGCTGTTCAATATTGGCGGAACCCTCGGCTCGTTGCTCGGCGGCCTGTTGCTGGACCGCTGCAACGGGATCAAGGTGGTGCTGTTCGTCTATGCCGGGTTGTTGAGTGCCCTGGCCGGGGTCGGCTTGTCGGTCGGCATCGTACCGATGGCCATCGCCGGGTTCTGTGCCGGCCTGTTTGTCATGGCCGCGCAGTTGGTGTTGTACGCCTTGGCGCCGCCCTCTTATCCGACGGCCGTGCGTGCCACCGGCGTCGGCGCGGCGGTTGCCATCGGCCGGCTGGGTTCGGTCGCAGGTCCCCTGGCTGCCGGACAGATCCTGGCTGCCGGGGCGGGAACCACGGGAGTGTTGCTGGCCACGTCGCCGGGTTTGCTGATCGCGGCATTGGCGGCGATCAGCGTGATGATCCGTGCGGTGCCGCTAGGTAGGGCGCAGGCAGCGCGTTGA
- a CDS encoding CAP domain-containing protein has protein sequence MRAISSILRLAVLSLGLAFSVGAVATEETQLIESINLYRSQSQSCAGQASLELPPLAMDSRLILSANGIGDLQQALAHTAYPMVNVQAISLSGPRNAQSAMKAIQESFCQVVLDPQFVDIGVSRLDREWRIVLARPLLSARLGAWQAEGQKLLKLINSARTQPRRCGNETFAATTPLSWNATLALAAVTHTRAMANNNFFDHKDRDGRTPGDRAELAGYLGQLIGENIAAGQDTALKVVDGWLASPGHCANLMNPQFRELGAGYAVDPKSDAGIYWTAMFGTQ, from the coding sequence ATGCGTGCCATTTCATCCATTCTGCGCCTGGCCGTGCTGTCGCTGGGGCTGGCGTTTTCCGTCGGCGCCGTGGCTACCGAAGAGACGCAACTGATCGAGTCCATCAACCTGTATCGCAGCCAATCCCAAAGCTGCGCGGGCCAGGCCTCCCTGGAATTGCCACCATTGGCGATGGATTCGCGGTTGATCCTGTCGGCCAACGGCATTGGCGACCTGCAGCAAGCGCTGGCACACACGGCCTATCCGATGGTCAACGTGCAGGCAATCAGCCTGTCCGGGCCGCGCAATGCGCAATCGGCGATGAAAGCCATACAGGAAAGTTTTTGTCAGGTGGTGCTGGACCCACAGTTTGTCGACATCGGCGTCAGCCGCCTGGATCGCGAATGGCGCATTGTGCTGGCGCGGCCCTTGTTGTCGGCTCGCCTGGGGGCCTGGCAAGCCGAAGGCCAGAAGCTGCTGAAGCTGATCAATAGCGCCCGCACCCAGCCCCGCCGGTGCGGGAACGAGACCTTCGCGGCGACCACGCCACTGTCCTGGAATGCCACCCTGGCCCTGGCCGCCGTAACCCATACGCGGGCCATGGCAAACAACAATTTCTTCGACCACAAGGACCGCGACGGCCGCACGCCGGGCGACCGCGCCGAACTGGCCGGTTACCTGGGCCAATTGATCGGCGAGAACATCGCCGCCGGACAGGACACGGCCCTGAAGGTGGTGGACGGGTGGCTCGCCAGCCCGGGGCACTGCGCCAACCTGATGAACCCGCAGTTCCGCGAGCTGGGTGCCGGTTATGCCGTGGACCCGAAGAGCGATGCGGGTATCTATTGGACTGCCATGTTCGGCACTCAATAG
- a CDS encoding NAD(P)/FAD-dependent oxidoreductase → MRYDVIIAGGSYAGMSAGLQLARARRKVLVIDAGQRRNRFAATSHGFLGQDGRAPGDIAEDARAQLMAYPTVEWLSDSAVGAAAEAGGFSVETARGQRYSARRLLLATGVIDDLPAVDGLAERWGKSVFHCPYCHGYELEQGPIGVLATSEMSLHHALMLPDWGPTTFFLNGAFEPDPEQRASLEQRGVAVVSERVERIEGERANVVLADGRMVVIDGLFVLPRTRVAGSLAASLGCELEDGPLGAFIQTDLTRETSVPGVFACGDAAMPFGSVALSVGDGVRAGSGVHRSLIFAKE, encoded by the coding sequence ATGCGCTACGACGTCATCATTGCAGGCGGCAGTTACGCCGGTATGTCCGCAGGGCTTCAACTGGCCCGTGCCCGGCGCAAGGTGCTGGTGATCGATGCCGGCCAGCGTCGCAACCGGTTCGCCGCAACCTCCCATGGCTTTCTCGGCCAGGACGGCCGGGCACCCGGTGATATCGCCGAGGATGCCCGTGCCCAGCTCATGGCCTATCCAACCGTGGAATGGCTCTCGGACAGCGCCGTCGGCGCCGCTGCCGAGGCGGGCGGCTTCAGCGTGGAAACCGCCCGTGGCCAACGCTACAGCGCCCGGCGCCTGTTATTGGCCACGGGGGTCATCGATGATCTGCCAGCGGTGGACGGACTGGCGGAGCGCTGGGGCAAAAGCGTTTTCCATTGCCCTTACTGTCACGGATATGAGCTCGAACAAGGGCCGATTGGCGTATTGGCAACTTCAGAAATGTCGCTGCACCACGCGCTGATGCTCCCCGACTGGGGCCCGACGACGTTCTTTCTCAATGGCGCGTTCGAGCCAGACCCGGAACAGCGAGCGAGTCTCGAACAGCGGGGAGTGGCCGTGGTGTCGGAGCGTGTCGAACGCATTGAAGGGGAGCGGGCCAATGTCGTTCTGGCCGATGGCCGAATGGTGGTGATCGATGGGTTGTTTGTCTTGCCGCGTACCCGCGTGGCCGGCTCGCTGGCCGCGTCCCTCGGCTGCGAGCTGGAAGACGGTCCCCTCGGGGCCTTTATCCAGACCGATCTGACCCGCGAAACCAGCGTGCCGGGGGTGTTTGCCTGCGGCGATGCGGCAATGCCGTTCGGGTCGGTCGCGCTGTCCGTCGGCGACGGGGTAAGGGCCGGGTCGGGGGTGCATCGGTCGTTGATATTTGCGAAGGAGTAA
- a CDS encoding Rrf2 family transcriptional regulator: protein MRTDTRLSRMLHVLIHMDRHQQSATSDTIAQMLGTNPVVVRRTMALLKEKGYVTSEKGHRGGWTLSKPLSDMTLLDIHQALGSTSIFSIGLSTDHPQCLVEQAVNGALTDAFDEAQALLLKRLGSITLAQLAEDFDRRFRETPMTAVHR, encoded by the coding sequence ATGAGAACCGACACCCGCCTGTCCCGCATGCTGCATGTCCTGATCCACATGGACCGCCACCAACAGTCCGCCACCTCGGACACCATCGCCCAGATGCTGGGCACCAACCCGGTGGTGGTGCGCAGGACCATGGCGCTGCTCAAGGAAAAAGGTTATGTCACATCGGAAAAAGGCCATCGGGGCGGCTGGACCCTGAGCAAGCCCCTATCGGACATGACCTTGCTCGACATCCATCAGGCCTTGGGCAGTACCTCGATTTTCTCCATCGGCCTGTCCACCGATCACCCGCAATGCCTGGTGGAACAAGCGGTCAACGGGGCGTTGACCGACGCCTTCGATGAGGCCCAGGCGTTGCTGCTCAAGCGTTTGGGCAGCATTACCCTGGCACAGTTGGCGGAGGATTTTGACCGGCGCTTCCGGGAAACGCCCATGACCGCGGTTCATCGCTGA
- the mqo gene encoding malate dehydrogenase (quinone), with the protein MLKKTHTALLGLAMAMGLATTHAAEAKKVDVLLIGGGIMSSTLGVWLNELEPGWTMEMVERLDGVAEESSNGWNNAGTGHSALAELNYTPEDKDGKVEIAKAIEINEAFQISRQFWSWQVKNGVLKNPRSFINSTPHMSFLWGDDNIAFLKKRYEALQASPLFAGMQYSEDPAQISKWVPLMMQGRDPSQKVAATWSPLGTDVNFGEITRQFAAYLQTRPNFSLKLSSEVEDITRNEDGTWRVSYKNLKDGTETETDAKFVFIGAGGGALHLLQKSDIPEAREYAGFPVGGSFLVSENPTVAQLHLAKAYGKASVGAPPMSVPHLDTRVLDGKRVILFGPFATFSTKFLKNGSYFDLLTSTTTHNVWPMTKVGIEQYPLVEYLAGQLMLSDEDRFNALKEYFPQAKQEDWRLWQAGQRVQIIKRDEEKGGVLKLGTEVVASQDGSIAGLLGASPGASTAAPIMLSVLEKVFKDKVASPAWQEKLHQIVPSYGTKLNDSPERVAQEWAYTSEVLQLDPPPAIGKPGAPAAPAKPAAKSDGNPAADMAL; encoded by the coding sequence ATGTTGAAGAAAACACACACGGCGCTGCTGGGCCTGGCGATGGCGATGGGTCTTGCGACCACGCACGCCGCCGAGGCAAAAAAAGTGGATGTCCTGCTCATCGGTGGGGGCATCATGAGCTCGACACTCGGCGTCTGGCTCAATGAGCTGGAGCCGGGCTGGACCATGGAAATGGTCGAGCGCCTGGACGGTGTTGCCGAAGAGAGTTCCAACGGCTGGAACAACGCCGGTACCGGTCACTCCGCGCTGGCCGAGCTGAACTACACGCCGGAAGACAAGGACGGCAAGGTCGAGATCGCCAAGGCCATCGAGATCAACGAAGCCTTCCAGATCTCCCGTCAGTTCTGGTCCTGGCAGGTCAAGAACGGCGTACTGAAGAACCCGCGCTCGTTCATCAATTCCACGCCGCACATGAGCTTCCTGTGGGGTGACGACAACATTGCGTTCCTGAAGAAGCGCTACGAAGCCCTTCAGGCCAGCCCGTTGTTCGCCGGCATGCAGTACTCCGAAGACCCCGCGCAGATCAGCAAGTGGGTTCCGCTGATGATGCAAGGGCGTGATCCGAGCCAGAAAGTCGCGGCCACCTGGAGTCCACTGGGTACCGACGTGAACTTCGGCGAAATCACCCGCCAGTTTGCCGCTTACCTGCAAACCAGGCCGAACTTCTCGCTGAAACTGTCCAGCGAAGTGGAAGACATCACCCGCAATGAAGACGGCACCTGGCGCGTTTCCTACAAGAACCTGAAGGACGGTACCGAAACCGAGACCGACGCCAAGTTCGTGTTCATCGGCGCCGGCGGTGGTGCCTTGCACCTGCTGCAGAAGTCCGACATTCCGGAAGCCCGCGAATACGCCGGCTTCCCGGTGGGTGGTTCGTTCCTGGTGAGCGAGAACCCGACCGTTGCCCAGTTGCACCTGGCGAAGGCCTACGGCAAGGCTTCGGTGGGCGCGCCACCGATGTCGGTTCCGCACCTGGATACCCGCGTACTCGATGGCAAGCGGGTGATCCTGTTTGGCCCGTTCGCGACCTTCTCCACCAAGTTCCTGAAGAACGGTTCGTACTTCGACCTGCTGACCAGCACCACGACCCACAACGTCTGGCCGATGACGAAGGTCGGTATCGAGCAGTACCCGCTGGTCGAGTACCTGGCCGGCCAGCTGATGCTGTCGGACGAAGATCGTTTCAATGCGCTGAAGGAATATTTCCCGCAGGCCAAGCAGGAAGACTGGCGCCTGTGGCAGGCCGGCCAGCGCGTGCAGATCATCAAGCGTGACGAAGAGAAGGGCGGCGTCCTGAAGCTCGGCACCGAAGTGGTCGCCTCCCAGGACGGCAGCATCGCCGGCCTTCTGGGTGCCTCGCCAGGCGCCTCGACCGCCGCACCGATCATGCTGAGCGTGCTGGAGAAGGTCTTCAAGGACAAGGTCGCCAGCCCGGCCTGGCAGGAAAAGCTGCACCAGATCGTGCCAAGCTACGGCACCAAGCTCAACGACAGCCCTGAGCGCGTGGCTCAGGAGTGGGCTTACACCAGCGAAGTCCTGCAACTGGATCCGCCACCTGCGATCGGCAAGCCAGGCGCCCCTGCGGCACCGGCCAAGCCGGCTGCCAAAAGCGACGGCAACCCAGCGGCTGATATGGCGCTGTAA
- a CDS encoding hybrid sensor histidine kinase/response regulator, producing the protein MAKPSDEQQKALAGLLGLGNHSTRKSHYPELAARLEDLELARQRLQQLNDQLEQRVAERTDELLEANHNLQQQIAQRKLVEQQLRDARDAAQAANRSKDKYLAAASHDLLQPLNAARLLIATLRERQLPNTEQVLVERTHQALEGAEDLLTDLLDISRLDQAAVRPDVASYRLDELLAPLVSEFQSVAGAAGLELRARFGEAVVMTDLRLLTRILRNLLSNACRYTNQGGILLAARRRGGRLSLEVWDTGRGIAADCLESIFLEFNQLDVGRAADRKGVGLGLAIVERIAHILGYRVQVRSRPGRGSVFSIEVPLSDEKPLPLSETPVLAMTGNPLPGRRLLVIDNELSILQSMAALLGQWGCDVLTATDEAAALEALQGHAPELILADFHLDHGVVGCEVVRHLREHFQQTIPAVIITADRSDQCRRALRKLNAPLLNKPVKPGKLRAVLSQLLG; encoded by the coding sequence ATGGCGAAGCCCTCTGACGAACAGCAAAAGGCCCTGGCCGGGCTGCTGGGGCTGGGCAATCATTCGACGCGCAAGAGCCATTACCCCGAACTGGCGGCGCGCCTCGAGGATCTGGAGCTGGCCCGCCAGCGCCTGCAACAGCTCAACGACCAGTTGGAACAGCGGGTGGCCGAGCGCACCGATGAGTTGCTGGAGGCCAATCACAACCTCCAGCAGCAGATCGCCCAGCGCAAGCTCGTCGAGCAGCAGTTGCGCGACGCCCGCGACGCCGCTCAGGCCGCCAACCGCAGCAAGGACAAGTACCTGGCCGCCGCCAGCCATGACCTGCTCCAACCGCTCAACGCCGCACGCCTGCTGATCGCCACGCTGCGCGAGCGCCAGTTGCCGAACACCGAGCAGGTCTTGGTGGAGCGTACTCACCAGGCCCTGGAGGGCGCGGAAGACCTGCTCACCGATCTGCTGGATATTTCCCGGCTGGACCAGGCTGCGGTTCGCCCGGACGTTGCGTCCTATCGCCTGGACGAGTTGCTGGCGCCGTTGGTTTCCGAGTTTCAATCGGTGGCGGGCGCCGCGGGGCTGGAGCTGCGTGCGCGTTTCGGCGAGGCAGTGGTCATGACCGACCTGCGCCTGCTGACGCGCATCTTGCGCAACCTGCTCAGCAACGCCTGCCGCTATACCAACCAGGGCGGCATTCTCCTGGCCGCCAGGCGCCGGGGAGGGCGCCTGAGCCTGGAAGTCTGGGACACGGGACGCGGGATTGCCGCCGACTGCTTGGAGTCGATCTTCCTTGAGTTCAACCAGCTGGACGTAGGCCGGGCGGCGGACCGCAAAGGTGTGGGATTGGGGTTGGCTATCGTCGAGCGCATCGCCCATATCCTTGGCTACCGGGTCCAGGTGCGTTCCCGGCCAGGACGCGGCTCGGTGTTCAGCATCGAAGTGCCGCTGTCGGATGAAAAACCGTTGCCCCTGTCCGAGACACCGGTCCTGGCAATGACTGGCAACCCGTTGCCCGGCCGCCGACTGCTGGTGATCGACAATGAACTCAGCATCCTGCAAAGCATGGCCGCGCTGCTGGGGCAGTGGGGCTGCGACGTGCTGACCGCCACCGACGAAGCGGCCGCTCTCGAGGCGCTGCAAGGCCACGCACCGGAGCTGATCCTGGCGGATTTCCACCTGGACCATGGGGTGGTCGGCTGCGAGGTGGTCAGGCACTTGCGCGAGCATTTCCAGCAGACCATCCCGGCGGTGATCATCACCGCCGACCGCAGCGACCAATGCCGCCGCGCGCTGCGCAAACTGAATGCGCCGCTGCTGAACAAACCGGTCAAGCCAGGCAAGTTGCGAGCGGTGTTGAGCCAGTTGCTGGGGTAG